A window from Brachyhypopomus gauderio isolate BG-103 chromosome 6, BGAUD_0.2, whole genome shotgun sequence encodes these proteins:
- the col1a2 gene encoding collagen alpha-2(I) chain, whose protein sequence is MLSFVDTRILLLLAVTSYLASCQCKLLKGPRGEKGPRGDRGPKGPDGRPGRPGTPGPPGPPGPPGLGGNFAAQYDGAKGPEPGPGPMGLMGPRGSAGPPGAPGPQGLQGHAGEPGEPGQAGAVGPRGPPGPAGKAGEDGNNGRPGKPGDRGPAGAQGARGFPGTPGLPGMKGHRGYNGLDGRKGEPGGAGPKGEPGAHGSNGTPGQRGSRGLPGERGRAGPGGPAGARGADGNTGPAGPAGPLGSAGPPGFPGSPGPKGEIGPAGPTGPGGPQGQRGEPGPNGAVGPVGPAGNPGANGINGAKGAAGAPGVAGAPGFPGPRGGPGPQGPSGPSGPRGLAGDPGPSGVKGDAGPKGEPGTPGPQGPSGPAGEEGKRGPTGEQGATGLIGLRGARGAAGTRGLPGMGGRAGPMGMPGERGAVGNAGPRGPPGDSGRAGEAGLVGARGLPGSPGSAGPPGKEGPAGAAGQDGRSGPPGPTGPRGQPGNIGFPGPKGPSGEPGKPGDKGPAGPTGLRGAPGPDGNNGPAGPVGLAGGPGEKGEQGPSGAPGFQGLPGPAGPVGETGKPGDRGIPGDHGVSGPAGVKGERGNPGPAGASGAQGPIGARGPAGTPGPDGSKGEPGAVGPAGAPGHQGAAGMPGERGGAGTPGPKGEKGEAGYRGLEGNAGRDGARGAPGPSGPPGPAGANGDKGETGSFGPSGPAGARGPPGERGESGPAGPSGFAGPPGADGLTGARGEKGPGGAKGDVGPPGPAGPAGNTGPLGPAGPVGPTGGRGDTGPPGLTGFPGAAGRVGPAGPAGIVGPSGPTGAAGKDGPRGLRGDVGPAGPQGENGLVGPPGLAGEKGSPGESGAMGPPGPAGPQGMLGSQGFNGLPGSRGERGLPGSAGGVGEPGRVGPAGAPGPRGPAGNIGMPGMTGPQGEAGREGSPGNDGPPGRPGAPGIKGDRGEPGSPGTVGASGAAGPLGPSGAAGRPGNRGEAGSPGSSGPVGPAGSRGAPGPAGPRGEKGVAGDKGDRGMKGLRGHPGLQGMPGPNGPSGDAGPAGIAGPAGPRGPAGPNGPPGKDGRSGTHGPMGPSGSRGPPGHVGPSGPPGSPGLPGPPGPAGGGYDVSGGYDEYRADQASLRAKDYEVDATIKSLNTQIENLLSPEGSKKNPARTCRDIRLSHPDWTSGFYWIDPNQGCSMDAIKAYCDFTTGQTCINAHPESIPQKNWYRSSQEKKHVWFGETINGGTEFAYNDETLSTQSMATQLAFMRLLANQAVQNITYHCKNSIAYMDAENGNLKKAVLLQGSNDVELRAEGNSRFTYSVLEDGCTRHTGQWSKTVIEYRTNKPSRLPILDLAPLDIGGANQEFGLDIGPVCFK, encoded by the exons ATGCTCAGCTTTGTGGATACCCGGATTCTGTTGCTGCTTGCAGTGACTTCATACCTAGCATCATGCCAGTGTAA ATTGCTAAAA GGCCCTAGGGGAGAGAAAGGACCCCGGGGTGACAGG GGCCCTAAAGGACCAGATGGCAGACCTGGCAGACCTGGAACTCCTGGGCCTCCTGGGCCTCCCGGCCCCCCTGGTCTTGGTGGA AACTTTGCTGCTCAGTATGATGGCGCTAAAGGACCTGAACCTGGCCCTGGCCCTATG GGTCTGATGGGACCCAGAGGCTCTGCTGGACCTCCCGGTGCACCT GGACCCCAAGGACTCCAAGGACATGCTGGTGAACCCGGAGAGCCCGGCCAGGCT GGTGCAGTTGGACCTCGTGGGCCCCCTGGACCTGCAGGCAAAGCTGGTGAAGAC GGAAACAATGGCAGACCAGGCAAGCCTGGAGACAGAGGACCTGCCGGTGCTCAG GGTGCTCGTGGTTTCCCTGGGACTCCTGGACTTCCTGGCATGAAGggacacaga GGCTACAATGGTCTTGATGGACGTAAAGGAGAGCCTGGTGGTGCTGGCCCTAAG GGCGAGCCCGGTGCTCATGGTTCTAATGGAACACCAGGACAAAGA GGTTCTCGTGGTCTGCCTGGTGAGAGAGGCCGTGCTGGTCCTGGTGGTCCAGCTGGTGCTCGTGGTGCTGATGGTAACACTGGTCCTGCCGGCCCTGCT GGCCCTCTTGGATCCGCTGGACCTCCAGGTTTCCCTGGTTCTCCTGGTCCTAAA GGAGAGATCGGACCTGCTGGACCAACTGGCCCAGGTGGACCTCAGGGGCAGAGAGGAGAGCCTGGACCCAATGGTGCTGTTGGCCCAGTCGGTCCCGCT GGAAATCCTGGTGCCAATGGAATCAATGGTGCTAAGGGAGCCGCT GGTGCTCCTGGAGTTGCTGGTGCTCCTGGTTTCCCTGGCCCAAGAGGAGGCCCTGGCCCCCAGGGACCTTCTGGACCATCTGGCCCCAGAGGTCTCGCT GGTGACCCTGGACCTTCTGGAGTGAAGGGAGATGCTGGTCCCAAGGGTGAGCCT GGCACCCCTGGTCCCCAAGGCCCCTCCGGCCCTGCTGGTGAGGAGGGTAAGAGAGGCCCCACTGGAGAGCAAGGAGCTACTGGTCTTATTGGCTTGCGTGGAGCCAGA GGAGCCGCTGGAACTCGTGGTCTGCCTGGTATGGGTGGTCGTGCTGGCCCCATG GGGATGCCTGGAGAAAGAGGTGCTGTTGGCAACGCTGGACCCCGCGGACCCCCTGGTGATTCTGGCCGTGCTGGTGAGGCTGGGCTGGTTGGAGCCAGA GGTCTACCTGGCAGCCCTGGAAGTGCTGGACCCCCAGGAAAGGAGGGACCCGCT GGCGCAGCTGGCCAAGATGGACGTTCTGGCCCTCCTGGCCCTACCGGACCCAGAGGCCAACCTGGTAATATTGGATTCCCTGGTCCTAAAGGACCCTCT GGTGAGCCCGGCAAGCCCGGAGACAAGGGACCCGCTGGTCCTACTGGTCTGAGA ggTGCCCCTGGTCCTGATGGCAACAATGGCCCCGCCGGTCCCGTTGGACTTGCT GGTGGACCTGGTGAGAAAGGAGAGCAGGGACCCTCCGGTGCTCCTGGTTTCCAG GGGCTCCCTGGGCCTGCTGGACCTGTTGGTGAGACTGGCAAGCCTGGAGACAGA GGTATCCCCGGAGATCATGGTGTGTCCGGACCTGCTGGTGTAAAG GGAGAGCGTGGCAACCCTGGACCTGCTGGTGCCTCCGGTGCCCAGGGACCCATTGGTGCTCGTGGACCTGCTGGAACTCCTGGCCCTGATGGAAGCAAG GGTGAGCCAGGCGCTGTTGGACCTGCTGGTGCTCCAGGGCATCAGGGTGCTGCTGGTATGCCTGGTGAGCGTGGTGGAGCTGGTACCCCCGGACCCAAGGGTGAGAAG GGTGAGGCTGGATACAGAGGCTTAGAAGGCAATGCTGGAAGAGATGGTGCCCGT GGTGCTCCTGGTCCTAGTGGCCCTCCTGGACCCGCTGGTGCTAATGGTGACAAG GGTGAAACTGGTTCCTTCGGTCCTTCTGGACCTGCGGGTGCCCGTGGTCCTCCT GGAGAGCGTGGTGAGTCTGGCCCTGCTGGACCCTCTGGATTTGCTGGGCCCCCT GGTGCTGATGGCTTGACTGGAGCTCGAGGCGAGAAGGGTCCAGGTGGTGCCAAGGGAGATGTTGGCCCTCCTGGCCCTGCTGGTCCTGCTGGTAACACTGGCCCACTC GGTCCTGCTGGTCCTGTTGGCCCTACTGGAGGTCGTGGTGACACCGGTCCTCCT GGTTTGACTGGTTTCCCTGGTGCTGCTGGAAGAGTTGGACCTGCTGGTCCTGCT GGTATTGTTGGACCTTCTGGTCCCACTGGTGCTGCTGGAAAAGATGGTCCTCGTGGTCTGCGTGGTGATGTTGGACCTGCTGGACCTCAGGGAGAGAATGGGCTGGTTGGACCCCCTGGTCTGGCTGGTGAGAAGGGATCCCCTGGAGAATCTGGTGCCATG GGACCACCAGGACCTGCAGGACCTCAGGGAATGCTCGGGTCTCAGGGGTTCAATGGTCTTCCTGGTTCCAGAGGTGAACGTGGTCTTCCCGGTTCTGCTGGTGGTGTT GGTGAGCCTGGCAGAGTTGGTCCTGCTGGAGCCCCTGGTCCTCGTGGTCCCGCTGGTAACATCGGTATGCCCGGTATGACTGGTCCTCAAGGAGAGGCCGGGCGTGAG GGTAGTCCAGGTAACGATGGACCTCCTGGCCGTCCTGGTGCTCCCGGCATTAAG GGTGATCGTGGTGAGCCTGGATCTCCTGGAACTGTTGGAGCTTCTGGTGCCGCTGGACCTCTTGGGCCCAGTGGTGCTGCTGGCAGACCCGGAAACCGTGGTGAGGCT GGATCTCCTGGATCCTCTGGACCAGTTGGCCCTGCAGGATCAAGAGGTGCACCT GGCCCTGCTGGACCCCGTGGTGAGAAAGGTGTGGCTGGAGACAAAGGAGACAGAGGCATGAAGGGCCTGCGTGGTCATCCTGGACTGCAGGGAATGCCAGGACCTAAT GGTCCCTCTGGTGATGCTGGTCCTGCAGGTATTGCCGGTCCCGCTGGTCCCAGA GGCCCAGCTGGTCCCAATGGCCCACCTGGAAAAGACGGAAGATCTGGAACTCATGGTCCTATGGGACCTTCAGGATCACGTGGTCCCCCTGGACATGTTGGACCTTCT GGCCCACCTGGATCTCCTGGTCTCCCTGGACCACCTGGTCCTGCTGGAGGTGGATATGATGTATCTGGTGGCTATGATGAGTACAGAGCTGACCAGGCTTCTCTTAGAGCTAAGGATTATGAAGTGGATGCTACTATCAAGTCCCTGAACACCCAGATCGAGAACCTGCTCTCACCAGAGGGCTCCAAGAAGAACCCTGCCCGAACCTGCCGTGACATCAGGCTCAGCCACCCAGACTGGACCAGCG GTTTCTACTGGATCGATCCCAACCAAGGCTGTAGCATGGATGCCATCAAAGCCTACTGCGACTTTACCACTGGTCAGACCTGCATCAACGCTCACCCAGAGAGCATCCCACAGAAGAACTGGTACAGAAGCTCCCAGGAGAAGAAGCATGTCTGGTTTGGCGAAACCATCAATGGTGGCACTGAA TTTGCCTATAATGATGAGACCTTGAGCACACAGTCCATGGCTACCCAGCTGGCTTTCATGCGTCTGCTGGCCAACCAGGCTGTCCAGAACATCACCTACCACTGCAAGAACAGCATTGCCTACATGGACGCTGAGAATGGCAACCTGAAGAAGGCTGTCCTGTTGCAGGGCTCCAATGATGTGGAGCTCAGAGCAGAGGGCAACAGTCGTTTCACCTACAGCGTTCTGGAGGATGGCTGCACT AGACACACCGGCCAGTGGAGCAAGACAGTCATTGAATACAGAACAAATAAACCATCACGTCTGCCCATCCTTGACCTTGCACCTTTGGACATTGGTGGCGCTAATCAAGAGTTTGGTTTGGACATTGGCCCAGTCTGTTTCAAATAA